The Sebastes umbrosus isolate fSebUmb1 chromosome 4, fSebUmb1.pri, whole genome shotgun sequence genomic sequence tagaacccattttcattcacatatcttgaggtcagaggtcaaaggacccctttgaaaatggccatgccagttttccctcgacaaaatttagcctaagtttgtagcgttatttagcctccttcacgacaagctagtatgacatggttggtaccaatggattcattagattttctagtttcatatgatgccagtatcttcactctaactataaaagcccactacaaccaaaaaatcgcaagttgcgttaatgcgtttgagaaattagtggcgttaaaactaatttgtgttaacgtgttattatcttTGACCGCtttaatatacacatacagtacatacgtACTGTACATTACATTGTTGAGTTGAATACATACATGAGTTCATTTTAATCAAGGGTAGACCAGGACATTGGTTTGCCCTCCTTTAGTTACTTAGTCAACTAATTGGTCGTTAGAGCTTTGTGAACAAACAAAACCAAGTTGGTTTTGTGATCTTTTTATGGTTAGTAAGCTTTTAAATATATGTGAGTTCTAGCTTTCAATATCTGTAACATTGCAATAGAAGTCCCAGCTAGGCAACGTCTTCCCAACTTATTCACTGTGTGAACTTGTTATAAGGTGGTGATATGTCAAtgctgtgtttacagcttgttcttATACCCCATTGGCCAAAAAAGTGAATTTGTTTGTTCCATAAACCAAAAAATTAGTCTTTCCCATCTTTCATTTGTATTTGCAGGTACACATGAAGGAAGTGATGTCTACAGTATGGATGCAGGGCCTGGATGTGAGCTACCTGAGAGAGCAGGTAGGGAAACTGTAAAGTGCTGTCCAGATTTGCATGTATGCTTTATAGTATTATCAATAGTGTAACAACATGTGATGATGTGTTTCACAATGTTTCACATTGCGTATGCTGTTTTTGACACTCCTCTGGGCTTACTCAATAGCTAACGTCATTGTGTGCTGCATGGTATCTCCTCAGGCCATGGGAGAGCCGCTGATGAGGGAGGTGATCAGAGAGTACTGTCAGGAGGCGCTGGCGGATAGTCCGCTGCAGGGTGAGGCTCTGCTCGCCGCCTTCAAACCCCGAGGTTACTCAGAGTGTATTGTTATCGCCGGAGGAGAGGATCGCAAGTGAGTCACTGTCCACCGTCTTTATTTTTGTCCCTTTTCTTCTTATAATAATCTTTGACGTTCAGTCGAGAGATTTAGCAGTTATGAACTACGAAGAAGCTTTTCCACTTCACTCTACAGACGTTTTCGGGGAAGAGGTTAAATTAGTAATGAGTTCACTAGGGGTGGGTAAAAAtctattcacctatgtatcgagattttttttttacgattttgaaatcaattttttaatgGCAAagtcgatatatttgcttaatttgagtgtatgcagaggtagaaggatgttaccgcttttattgttgcagtctgagtaacgtgacgtagaaagtagaaaacgttggagggtctgcgtgtATACGACCTGCACCatcacatattaaatccaacgtggtaaacactacacatccagtaaagtatggaaacactttgagtttcacacattgcaatgaaaagcagagctagacatcacggctaaagctgcatgctaactctgtcacggacaggaaacgttagcgtattgcggtaacgtgcggtcgagccggccgtcgctctcatctccgtggtcaaatgggccgaagctacaactgtagagcacccatatattgacatttatgttaaatgcattcaaacggctccaatggagctgaccatggatgtataaagagaacagagctgacaggggagctagagaccaccttggagaagttagaggaagtatacacttgtgactacgtccggttttgaaaataaggtgttaacaaagggaactgtatatacaaaatacatatatggaaataagattgattggattatattcaccagaagtataaatcattacatgtcccttataaattaaaaaggaaatgcaactaatttgtgagggaaatcttttatgtttttaaaaataattgctGACagtgatcctgatatatttgacttcaggacatctctgactacatacatgctgaaaattaaacattttaatgtattaatttagatattttccaaagtaaaagtctccagaagtgtatgattcaactttttcccatggtctagagttacatttaaaaaaaaaaaatcacaataaatcgcaatatcaaatcacaatacttaaaaataatacatatcgaattggcacccaGATATCATGATAGTATAGAATCAGGAGAtgggtgaatcgtcccagccctagagTTCACTCATATCACGTGGTCTTCTCACATCCTGTCTGGTCTGATGGTTTTTGTCCTTTACAGAACCAGGAAGCCAACTGCTGCTACGCGCTGCATGTGTCCGCTCTACGACACCAACAGACAGGCCTGGGTCGAGCTGCAGCCAATGAGTGTCGCCCGCTTCGGCCACGGGGTGGTCGCTGCCGGTCAGTATTGGCTAGGCCAGGAAAATACATACACCATAACTACAGTGATGCAGAAAATACATCTGTAACTGATGTCATGAATTACTTGAATTAATGATTCTTTCATCAAGATTAGGGCTTATGAGAATTTGTATTTAGTGCAAACGGCAGATCCAGCAAATGCGTAATGACattgtgtttcctgtctgttaGAGGGTTTTCTGTTTGTGATGGGCGGAACAGATGAACACAACACACTCCTAGACAGTGGagagaaatatgaccctgaCTCCAACACCTGGAGCCCCATACCCCCAATGCTACAGGTAAACTAGCCCCTTTCTTTAACTAAGCTTGTCCTGAGGTTTCAGGAGTTAAAATGATCcccccattattattattaagtatatAAACAACTGAGAGTGATCTTTGCAGGAGATTTTTCTCAATTTGTCTATGAAATAGACACTGAAAGATttgaaaattataatttttgcTACTGGAATTCGCTGCTGTTTACGGTTTTAAAGCAGGATAAATGATCAATCCACCATATGAAGTGCATTTCTGCAGCTGCTCTCTGACTTTTCTACAATTTGACTTCATGACCACTAGGTGCCAGCAGAGCTACAATACCTATTTGGTAGTACAAGCAGATTTGACACCGACAACACATTCACAGTCATCTGCTTAAACTCTGTAGAGAAAAGTGGTGTCATTCATATTATATGTTGACTATATATTGTTGAACACTCTTAGCAATACTCATTATTTATGTGAAAATCGAACTTCAATATATTGTTAATGTTTTGATAGAATATCAGATTCAAGTCATATAATGTAAACCACTAAAATGCAAATCAAAAAATGCTGTTGGAGACATAGTAAAAGCAAAGCTTGGTGTCAAAGCTTTAAGTGTGATTTCAAATGTTCAAGACACAGGTGGATGGAGCATTTGAGCCCAAAAAAAGGGGCTTATATGTAACTGAATGTGCGTGACATTGCTGTGATTTGATTATCTTGTCACTAGACTCGTCAGAACTTTGGTGTGGTGGAGCTGGACGGTCTGATCTATGTTCTCGGAGGAGAGACCAAAGAAATAGAGCTGATCACTGTTGAAGTGTTCGATCCTCACTTCAATACCTGGAAAATGCAGACCAGTATGACCATGATCCGCAAGGTAATAAAGCATACAAATATTACACCAACAGAATAGTAGAACATGTAACACAGTTGACGACCGGGACACAATAATGTCACAACACAGTAGTAACCTTTATATCCTCACTTTATTGTTGAATGTAATGTTGTAAATTCTATAATATCAGATCtgtagtagggctgggcaatatcaGCTAAATTCAGTCACGTTGAACCTAAGTAATGATTAATAAACAATATGCTAATACGATTGAGCACAAGATCTCAGCCCTCACAGGGGAGATGTTATTAACTCGTTGTACTGAAACTAGACAGAAAATCATGGATTGTGACTGAgaagtatttatttaacatattcagtagttaaagcagcagtaggcgagattggagcaaatatgattaaaaaaaaaaaaaagttattttaataaaacggtcactatattctgacagtagtacatgagacaggtaatctgaaaaaaatcatgtgcctctgtgtcctccggtgctcctaacggcatcgggaggatttcacagaccggaggaaaacagacagtcagagctgatctggagtctgccgtccagctaccatctatgagagccggctgtcaatcactcgcgaactccgaccaaacggtcaaactaggcagcgctgatcaaatatgaatcaatattctgttactgtgatgcctatttctctcctcaaatattctcagaaacatcttgtagtgtactgtttagctgtaaaatgagaaagtttgtgacccggcagccatgttgagatcagttgaggaaataccaagcaccgcccaccagccagagcacagccaataggaacactctctctctctgaaatgacctgtgattggccaaagtctcccgtcaggggctagatttttttaaagcctgacaaacagagccatgaggaggtggagaagtctagttttctctctgaacactttgcccaatggtgccaaaaacgtgttacctactgcagctttaaaggatcTGCTTCAGCCTCTAGACTGTGGTCGGGGAGCAGGGGAGACTCTTTTACAGCTCCAGGGTGAAGCGGTAGCTCAGTTCAGGACTAACGTCTGTGTTATTATATTCAGTTGCTGGTAAACAAACCTCTGAACTCTGCTTGGTTCTTGAGGAgctgtaacattttttttctgacaaactGTAGCTCAAAACGAACATTCACCGATTACTTCACTCCCTGTGTGCATGACAGTCTTTTTCGCTCTCTCCTGCAcactggccacacacacactgtgctgaGAACTCCCCAATGAGGCCGCGCTACTCTGCTGTTAGTGAGAGTATATACATTTAGCTTCATTTTGGCCTGCATAATGTCATGTTGACTGAAGACAAACTGCGTCCACATGACCAACATGACCTCTGTTTGGTGTACTAGCTCTTTCTCACATGCAGCTGCCGTGGCTGCTTTACTCCAACACTTGACTTGTTTGGTCTCACCGAGTTACACTGGACACACATGATTTAATTACGTCGCTTACAACTGCTGGTGGAACAATGCCGACTCGACTTATTTAATGAGCCCATACAGCAAACTCTCGTTGTGTAGAGTTATATTGTAATTAAGGGGAAGGTGGCAGCCTGCATGAAGGAATGCATTCATTGTACATATCGATGTGATTAAAATTAGATCTGTTGGAGAGTCATaaccatagacatatatacatagatccgcattggacgcttcagcccgttgcggcgatacgtcaacgtgggcgccatattggacctggCAAGACTAGCCTGTGTAACCCTATACAAGTGGACGAGagagctgccgtttttctggataaaaagcactataacgtctacatttctcaaccgatttcaatgagtcgtcgttatattaaagggtttatgatctacgaggagtagAAACATAAAGATTTCTCTCCAGTTACTTAGAATCAGGATAGTTGAGCTATAATCGCTGCTAGATGCTCAGGAGACGAGTGTGTACCGTAGGCTGACATGAACTGAATTACTGACgtgatagaaaataattcatttatcaGAAGGAATTGTTAAAACTCACGTTTGTATGGCTTTGGCTTATTTTCCTTGTTTAAGGTTAATACTTGTAGACAGGTCCctgtatagtataatataatataatataatataatataatgaaatgtCTTCCTCCGTTTTAGCGATCATGCTTTAAGTCTACAGGCTACCGCTAACACTGCTACTACAATTACTATTATGTACTTACTAATAAGGCAAATAGtagtacatacataaataatggcaacaataaatattagtataataatattagttatgatctgaatttattaaataatggtgataatacagcagtaataaaaaacaaaataatctaatAGCGTAATTGTTAATCAAGACATGccatcagttttattgtttgcaataTTAGACACATATCGTTTTTAATACGTAtcgtacatttcatgttttaaacaggATATCATGTTAGATATGAACATCAATAAGCTAACATTAACTGATATCGATTAGCTAACAATAAtgaacgttagctagctcttatctgatgttacagaagcaaacgttttgtaaagatgtaacgttaacttgaactgttgataatgtgaaaaatgcttaaaggaaaatatgatatgatagaactagtttttaataatgacctaataattgattgaatccGACCATATCGAAGGACAGACCGCTGATCCATGAACCAGAAGAAGTGCCGTTAAcgaatttaacagtttttcaaccaaaatcttaaaaaaatgttttaacgtTAACTTAACAttactcctcgtagatcataaaccctttaatataataacgactcgttgaaatcagttgagaaatgtagaagttatagtgctttttatccataAAAACGGCAGCTCCTTCGTTCAATTGTATGTGTTTACGGGCCAGTCTAGtcctgtccaatatggcgcccacgttgacgtacgATCCATGAGGCAATGCAGCGTcaatgtatatatgtctatggtcATAACACCCATTTCAGACAAACACCCCTTTACGTTAATCTAACAGCAGTTTAATATGTCTGTTTCATGTCTGAATAAGCACCCCGGTCACTTTTACGTAGAAGTCACAACGGCAATCTTACAAGTACAGCCCTTTTCAGACATAGAATACATTATCATTGCTGGCTTCATCTATCTGTTAAAGTGATGGCTTTTTGTTATTCAAACATAAATGACGTGATGTTTCTTACAGAAACTGAAAAATGACAGAACATTTATGGAAAAAGTTGCGTGCTTGCGCAATATTTGGCACTTGGTGCGCAACGGTAAAATACTCTTTCAATCTGTGATCCATGAGAGCTACACATCATGGCTTAAAGCTGCATACTAattctgtcatggacaggaaacgtcaCCGTATCGTAGCGACGGACTAAGCTTGACagagttagcggaagtatacatgtgttactacgtccggttttcaaaataaggtgttaacaaagggatagaaataagattgattggattatattcaccagaagtataaaacatgacatgtcccttataaattaaaaataaaataccactaatttgtaataaataatacctgacaatgactgatatatttgacttcaggacatctctgactacattcatgctgaaaatcaaacatttttactggattaatttagatattttccaaagtaaaagtccctagaagaagtgtatgattcaactttttcccatggtctagtgttaatgAGGGcgcctttgttgcatgtcatcgctcttctctctcccctcatttcCTGGAACTATCAAAACAAAGGCAAAGAATGCCAGTAAAATActtttgttgctgctgtgttgtTGCATGTTTTAGATCACCAACATAGAAAACTGCCTTTTCCTGCCTCCTTATTTGGTTGTTGCCTATTTTGTTGTCTCTCACACCAAACAGTTATCTTTGTGTGGAcagtggaacacacacacacacacacacacttaacaatGTAACTGAAATGGCCTATGAGAATGGGCTCAGGGCCATTACAACCCCACAGACCACATGATTAATTTTCCACAGTGAACCTCTCCCCACATGCTATTACTTGTACGGCCGTGTCTGTCTTCTCCTTCAGGTCGGCTGCTATGCCTCCATGAATAAGAAGATCTACGCCATAGGTGGGGGCTCCTACGGGAAGTTGTTTGACTCTGTTGAATGCTATGACCCCAAAACCCTGCAGTGGACAGGCCTCTGTCCTCTGAAAGAGAGAAGGTAAATACAACtactactatatactgtatattctctcATTGCATTACCTGTTGTGGTCTGAGCGGGACAAAAGAAAGAGGATCTATGATTTGATCTGCTGACATCCAAGTCAGTTTAAAGCCAATATTTGTTTTCTCCTTCTCATGTTATTTTCttatcttctcttctctgtcatCATCGAAGATATTGTTGTCACATTACACGCAGTTGCTGTATAACACAAACTTCAGCCTGTGATACTTTGTACTTGTTTGTATTGCACAACAGGAAATGAAACACGACTCCATTGTCTCTCTCATGGAACTGTTTTCAGTCTAACTTCTCTGTATCGACACCGCAGTCGTACTGAAATCATGGCACCCGTATCAAAATGTTGCTCAAAATGATGAAGTCACTATAACCGAGGATGTTGAGTCACACCGTGCACACTCGTTAGTCATAGCTGAACCTGTGATTCTGAGATGTGAAGAAACATTCAACATTCAGTCACTATTGTCTCTGGATCCATAGTACAATTTATGTACGAGGGAAATAGGTTGAAATCAAGCTAATGTACTGTATAGACTGAACCCTGAAGGAGGTGTGCGACATCATGCCTTGGAGGGTTACCCTTTTTGTTGTCGGCACCACTTTCAACCCAAATGTCTACTTGAAACATCACTTCAAGGAGCTTCTTTATAACTTTGCTTCTATCAGTTAAGATCACTTCAGTTTtgtatctcagtagcagccgtgataacagctgtttgaatcctctaaatgctgaggaaaggtgcttcaatgcttcctttattatctcctttaacataggatacactggagcatcctgtaccaaaggaaaggagataatgacatcccacaattccttgcggccgcaactTTGAAAGCGACACACCATTTGACCGCTCATGAAAACAAAAGATATACTTATCTTGcataatattttcatacagtcacatactaattgggattcaaGTTGATacatatgagtggacagtgacaaccatattgtttcactttatttctgtttatttattttgaacatgtaacaaataagtaaaagaaaaaaataagaataacaaataaaatgaacagtaaacatatagaaaacaaataatcaacataaataaatattacgtcCAAAAAGGAGTAcaaagaaatatacatttaatggttcTACTCCTTCACCATAAAtaataactcaatatttatcatataaacttTGTGGTAGCCTGTAggttattccttttttatttcaattccaaccttggtaatcaagtgatatttttcaccggttgtccttgttaggtcagataatcctttattatatattgatgtaaagtgttccagcagcagaaggacctgtggtagctctctttaacacaccgcgggtgaagcagCTTGTCACTGAAAGAGATATTTAATAACACACGGGGGGGGAAGCatcgccttttgtagtccatcttcaaaacattgtagtttcaccacggcagacccGCTGCAGTCGGATTTTCTTAACACCACGGtcgtcttttcctaagtccttctgaattctccttcactttccttgacctcatgacgttttccatcggggtcaaggaaaagtggttagggaAAGACGTTAGGTAATTTTTCGACTTTTCGAGTGCAGCCTTTGCCTTGTTTTTCCTGGATTAGACACTTTGCCATGAAGCTTTTGATCTTAAGTAGACCCAGACATTATCATGTCAATACTGGCCTCTCTTCATGGTCAGTTGATAGCTTTTGTTTCAAGATTCTTTGCCACATTGACGTTTCTTTGGTCCAAGCTATTAGTTAACCTGATGGACTTAACTTTTGATCTATCAAAACAGGAGACAATGATAatctatatgtatactgtataactgCAGACACCACAccgaaccgcctgtccatctcccgctccatttttccctcactcgtgaacgagaccccgagatacttgaactccctcgTTTGGGGCAGTAACTCACTCCCCACCCAGAGGGAGCAGTCCAAGGTTTTCAGAGCACGGTTcgatgaagccaacagaaccacatcatctgcaaagagcagagacacaattctgaggtccccaaACCGTACACTCTCCTCCGCACGTTCCTTCCTTGACAGATGAAGGAATTACATTTGCTGCATTAGCCAATAGGAGACATTCCTGTCTGGTTATTTTATCCATGAATAGTTTCTCAATTGATTATTTTCCTGGTCAGGTTCGGGTCGGTGGCGTGTGGCGTCGGCCAGGAGCTCTACGTGTTCGGCGGAGTTAGAAGCAAGGAAAACGAAAACCCCGAGCAAAGACAGATGATGACCTGCAAGTCTGAGTTCTACCATGACGAGATGAGGAGGTCAGTATGGAGCACTGCTTCTGAAGGATttgaatacattattattactactatttttCTGGGTTTTTGTGTCCCATTATGGTTTAAATGTTGAGTGTCAAAGATCATTCTTGAacttggaaacagcagttgagaaaacaatctcactacaatgaccatttagtttcagttttggaGCTTTTGACTATATCACATGGACTTTCTAAAAGTTCATTATTTATTGGACTCCCATCAGGTACCACATAGTGTTCTTCCGTGACCAGAATACAGTTCTTGGGAGAACACTGAGTACTTGTAAATTTGGAATACCTGTTTTCAGATGAAATTgataaaagtacaaaatatcAGCTATTgccattaggggtgtaagaaaatattgagtatcgcgatattatgttttgtgatactgtatcgattctcaaaaaccctgtatccatttttaattagtttaaatgcaaaaatgaactcagtcaatacctAATTTCACTTGcaaaaagagatgcaccctctcagtgtatgtgccctctcagagtagagctatgatgttggatgttacaggaactgtgataaatgcaaatgcagatccaactgttctgattgcataaaaaagtatacttttttaaatcagattttatgcatgtggtggtgtgttctttttattatgacagtttttctaaaattagtttttaaaaaatcgcaatatatcgccttacttacagtatcgcaatatatcacgatatattgaatcgtaaccccctACAGTATATCACGATGCGTattgtattgccagattcttgccaatacacagccctacttgcCATTCTTTATAATCCAGCTCTGGAGATGTATATGgaatgtaatatattttttatttatttcctttttgaaTTGACACACGGGCATCACTAAAGAAGGTTAAAAAAGTATAGAATGCACATTGTGTAATCAAATACCTGCGTATGTTGTcgtcaaaatgaaaacaaaatgtacaaatatcCCTctcctacattttttttaaatcaagaagctaatcagaatcagatttattttgccaagtacatacatacaagaaatttgactctggttttaTGTAACTCTCTCAATTGTACTTAGACAGAGATAGAAataacaaggacaacaaagctggacaaataaaagtGAGCAATAGACAAGTTACTGTTATGTACACATTAGTGGAAAAGTAGGtgtatacataaatattatataaatatatataaaaatgaccaacaataaaataataaaatataacctCTATATACAAATCAAGTGTTCTGGAAAttataaacaatacaaatagtgcaaagaaataaatactgaatggatCATCAAGAAAGTCGTCAATGTAAATAcagagaaatgtgtgtttttttcccataaTTGTTTATGCTACCCATATATGTTGTGTTATGATGAGCACAGGTGGATGTTCCTGGATGACCAGACCCTGTGTATCCAGACCAGCTCATCCTTCGTTTACGGTGCTGTGCCCATCGGAGCCTGCATCTACGTTGTGGGAGACCTGGACACAGGTCAGTAAGAGAAAACCAGATAAAACAAGAACAGAGATTCTGATGAGGTTACTGTACAGTAACGTCAATATTTGAATGTGCACACAGGAACAAGCTTCGACTACATCCGTGAGTTTCGCCGCAGCACTGGGACGTGGCATCACACCAAGCCTATGTTACCCACCGACCTCTCCAAAACAGCCTGCGCCGCCCTTCGTATTGCCAACTGTCGACTGTTCCGTCTTCAGTTGAGCCAGGGCATATTCCGGATCAGAGTCTGACTTCGGGACACCAGCCAGTGGCCCTGTGTCGGCTCCACACTCCACTTTTGCACACTGGTACTTTCTACCTGCTGTAGGA encodes the following:
- the gan gene encoding gigaxonin, translating into MPDSVSSETGSKVSDPQHSQKLLRVLRTFWQEHSFHDALLVVDGEEMPVQKNILAAASPYVRTKLNYNPPKEDGSTYRIELQGVSMPTMKQILDYIFSGEITLNEDTIQDMVQASDLLLMTDLKFLCCQFLESCITAENCIGIRLFSLHYCLSHVHYAATEFLQTHFGDVARTEEFRELPHNRLCEVLAMEKLNVGNEKHVLEAVVRWFAHDSEDRKVHMKEVMSTVWMQGLDVSYLREQAMGEPLMREVIREYCQEALADSPLQGEALLAAFKPRGYSECIVIAGGEDRKTRKPTAATRCMCPLYDTNRQAWVELQPMSVARFGHGVVAAEGFLFVMGGTDEHNTLLDSGEKYDPDSNTWSPIPPMLQTRQNFGVVELDGLIYVLGGETKEIELITVEVFDPHFNTWKMQTSMTMIRKVGCYASMNKKIYAIGGGSYGKLFDSVECYDPKTLQWTGLCPLKERRFGSVACGVGQELYVFGGVRSKENENPEQRQMMTCKSEFYHDEMRRWMFLDDQTLCIQTSSSFVYGAVPIGACIYVVGDLDTGTSFDYIREFRRSTGTWHHTKPMLPTDLSKTACAALRIANCRLFRLQLSQGIFRIRV